In one Curtobacterium citreum genomic region, the following are encoded:
- the gyrB gene encoding DNA topoisomerase (ATP-hydrolyzing) subunit B, translating to MAAESDDDRTIPQGETEQAPQSEPSYGADQIQVLEGLEAVRKRPGMYIGSTGPRGLHHLVQEIVDNSVDEALAGYCDTIDVTIREDGGVRVVDNGRGIPVDVHAAEGVSTLQVVLTVLHAGGKFGGGGYAVSGGLHGVGSSVVNALSSELDVEVRRQGHVWRQSYTDGVPVAPVSQDEATDETGTTITFWPNADIFETVEFDYETLRTRFQQMAFLNKGLRISLRDERTPDEGEESRKDSFRYERGLPDYVEYLNSQKKADLVHPDVIAIEAEDTDRKIALELAMQWNTSYQESVHTFANTINTHEGGTHEEGFRAALTSLVNRYAREAKIIKEKDDNLTGDDIREGLTAVISVKLGEPQFEGQTKTKLGNTEAKSFVQRVVGTELADWFDRNPTQARDVIRKAIQASQARIAARKARETTRRKGLLESGGMPGKLKDCQSKDPTVSEIFMVEGDSAGGSAVQGRNPMTQAILPLRGKILNVEKARLDRALANQEIQSMITAFGAGIGEDFDPDKARYHKIVLMADADVDGQHITTLLLTLLFRYMRPLIERGYVYLAQPPLYRLKWSNSAHEYVFSDRERDALMTAGLAAGKRIPKDNGIQRYKGLGEMDYKELWDTTMNPDTRTLLQVTLEDAAAVDSVFATLMGEDVESRRQFIQQNAKDVRFLDI from the coding sequence ATGGCAGCAGAATCTGACGACGACCGGACGATCCCGCAGGGCGAGACCGAACAGGCTCCGCAGTCGGAACCATCGTACGGCGCAGATCAGATCCAGGTGCTCGAGGGGCTCGAAGCCGTCCGCAAGCGCCCCGGCATGTACATCGGTTCGACGGGCCCGCGCGGTCTGCACCACCTCGTGCAGGAGATCGTCGACAACTCCGTCGACGAGGCCCTCGCGGGCTACTGCGACACGATCGACGTCACCATCCGCGAGGACGGTGGCGTCCGCGTCGTCGACAACGGCCGCGGCATCCCGGTCGACGTGCACGCGGCCGAGGGCGTCTCGACGCTCCAGGTCGTGCTGACCGTCCTGCACGCCGGCGGCAAGTTCGGCGGCGGCGGGTACGCGGTCTCCGGTGGTCTGCACGGCGTCGGCTCCTCGGTCGTGAACGCGCTCAGCTCCGAGCTCGACGTCGAGGTCCGGCGACAGGGTCACGTGTGGCGCCAGAGCTACACCGACGGCGTGCCCGTGGCCCCGGTGTCGCAGGACGAAGCCACGGACGAGACCGGCACCACGATCACCTTCTGGCCGAACGCCGACATCTTCGAGACCGTCGAGTTCGACTACGAGACGCTCCGCACGCGCTTCCAGCAGATGGCCTTCCTCAACAAGGGCCTGCGGATCAGCCTGCGCGACGAGCGCACCCCGGACGAAGGCGAGGAGTCGCGCAAGGACTCCTTCCGGTACGAGCGCGGCCTGCCGGACTACGTCGAGTACCTGAACTCGCAGAAGAAGGCCGACCTGGTCCACCCGGACGTCATCGCCATCGAGGCCGAGGACACCGACCGCAAGATCGCGCTCGAGCTCGCGATGCAGTGGAACACCTCGTACCAGGAGAGCGTCCACACCTTCGCGAACACGATCAACACGCACGAGGGTGGTACCCACGAAGAGGGCTTCCGCGCCGCGCTGACCTCGCTGGTGAACCGCTACGCGCGCGAGGCCAAGATCATCAAGGAGAAGGACGACAACCTCACGGGTGACGACATCCGCGAAGGCCTGACGGCCGTCATCTCCGTGAAGCTCGGCGAGCCGCAGTTCGAGGGCCAGACGAAGACGAAGCTCGGCAACACCGAGGCGAAGTCCTTCGTCCAGCGGGTCGTCGGCACCGAGCTCGCCGACTGGTTCGACCGCAACCCCACGCAGGCGCGCGACGTCATCCGCAAGGCGATCCAGGCCTCGCAGGCGCGCATCGCCGCCCGCAAGGCGCGTGAGACCACCCGCCGCAAGGGGCTGCTCGAGTCGGGCGGCATGCCCGGCAAGCTCAAGGACTGCCAGTCGAAGGACCCGACGGTCTCCGAGATCTTCATGGTCGAGGGCGACTCGGCCGGCGGCTCGGCGGTCCAGGGGCGCAACCCCATGACCCAGGCGATCCTCCCGCTGCGCGGGAAGATCCTGAACGTCGAGAAGGCCCGGCTCGACCGCGCGCTCGCGAACCAGGAGATCCAGTCGATGATCACGGCGTTCGGCGCCGGCATCGGTGAGGACTTCGACCCGGACAAGGCCCGGTACCACAAGATCGTGCTGATGGCCGATGCCGACGTCGACGGCCAGCACATCACGACGCTGCTGCTCACGCTGCTGTTCCGCTACATGCGGCCGCTCATCGAGCGCGGCTACGTGTACCTCGCGCAGCCGCCGCTGTACCGCCTGAAGTGGTCGAACTCGGCGCACGAGTACGTGTTCAGCGACCGGGAGCGCGACGCGCTGATGACCGCCGGCCTGGCCGCCGGCAAGCGCATCCCCAAGGACAACGGGATCCAGCGTTACAAGGGTCTGGGCGAGATGGACTACAAGGAGCTGTGGGACACCACGATGAACCCGGACACCCGGACGCTCCTGCAGGTCACGCTCGAGGACGCGGCGGCGGTGGACAGCGTCTTCGCGACGCTCATGGGCGAGGACGTCGAGTCGCGTCGCCAGTTCATCCAGCAGAACGCCAAGGACGTCCGGTTCTTGGACATCTGA
- the gyrA gene encoding DNA gyrase subunit A — translation MADDNETNDEQPEIVHGDSGDIVVSGDRISQVDLQLEMQRSYLDYAMSVIVGRALPEVRDGLKPVHRRVIYAMFDGGYRPDRAFSKCSRVVGDVMGQFHPHGDSAIYDALVRLVQPWSLRYPLALGQGNFGSPGNDGAAAPRYTETKMAPLAMEMVRDIDEDTVDFQDNYDGRTQEPSILPARFPNLLVNGSVGIAVGMATNIPPHNLREVAAGAQWALEHPDATREELLGALMQRIKGPDFPTGAQILGTKGIQDAYRTGRGSITMRAVVNVEEIQGRTCLVVTELPYQVNPDNLAIKIAEGVKDGKLAGIADIRDETSGRTGQRLVIVLKRDAVAKVVLNNLYKHTQLQENFGANMLAIVDGVPRTLALDGFISAWVDHQIDVIVRRTQYRLREAEKRAHILRGYLAALDALDEVIALIRRSPDVEEARTGLMDLLSVDEIQARAILELQLRRLAALERQKIHDEADELERRIADFQDILASETRQRTIIGEELAEIVDRFGDDRRSEILLGYDGDMSIEDLIPEEEMVVTITRGGYVKRTRSDNYRSQHRGGRGVKGAQLRADDIVEHFFVTTTHHWLLFLTDQGRVYRAKAYELQEGGRDAKGQHVANLLAMQPDEQIQQVLDIRDYEAAQYLVLATSQGLVKKTALTEYDTNRTGGIIAINLRDGDKLVQALLVDETDDLLLVSKHGMSLRFTATNDTLRPMGRSTSGVKGMSFRDDDALLAARVVSDDGYVWVMTEGGYAKRTGVDQYRVQGRGGLGIKVAKLAADRGDLVGALIVGEDDEVLVVLQSGKVVRSAVSEVPAKGRDTMGVVFARFAENDRIIAVARNSERNLDDQDDAEIEPAGPVETVSPDEAAPEPTETVAGEDQSTNE, via the coding sequence ATGGCTGACGACAACGAGACGAACGACGAGCAGCCCGAGATCGTGCACGGCGACTCCGGCGACATCGTCGTCTCCGGTGACCGCATCTCGCAGGTCGACCTGCAGCTCGAGATGCAGCGGTCGTACCTCGACTACGCGATGTCCGTCATCGTCGGACGCGCCCTGCCCGAGGTCCGCGACGGCCTGAAGCCGGTGCACCGTCGCGTGATCTACGCGATGTTCGACGGCGGCTACCGCCCGGACCGCGCGTTCTCGAAGTGCTCGCGCGTCGTCGGCGACGTGATGGGGCAGTTCCACCCGCATGGTGACAGCGCCATCTACGACGCCCTCGTGCGCCTGGTGCAGCCGTGGTCGCTCCGGTACCCGCTCGCGCTCGGCCAGGGCAACTTCGGCTCGCCGGGCAACGACGGCGCCGCCGCCCCGCGGTACACCGAGACCAAGATGGCGCCGCTCGCCATGGAGATGGTCCGGGACATCGACGAGGACACCGTCGACTTCCAGGACAACTACGACGGCCGCACCCAGGAGCCGTCGATCCTGCCGGCGCGCTTCCCGAACCTGCTCGTCAACGGGTCGGTCGGCATCGCGGTCGGCATGGCGACGAACATCCCGCCGCACAACCTGCGCGAGGTGGCCGCCGGCGCCCAGTGGGCACTCGAGCACCCGGACGCCACCCGCGAGGAACTCCTCGGGGCGCTCATGCAGCGGATCAAGGGTCCGGACTTCCCGACCGGCGCCCAGATCCTCGGCACCAAGGGCATCCAGGACGCCTACCGGACCGGTCGTGGCTCGATCACGATGCGCGCGGTCGTCAACGTCGAGGAGATCCAGGGCCGCACGTGCCTGGTCGTCACCGAGCTGCCGTACCAGGTGAACCCGGACAACCTCGCGATCAAGATCGCCGAGGGCGTGAAGGACGGCAAGCTCGCCGGCATCGCGGACATCCGCGACGAGACCTCCGGCCGCACCGGCCAGCGCCTGGTGATCGTGCTGAAGCGCGACGCCGTGGCGAAGGTCGTGCTGAACAACCTGTACAAGCACACGCAGCTGCAGGAGAACTTCGGCGCGAACATGCTCGCGATCGTCGACGGGGTCCCCCGCACCCTGGCGCTCGACGGGTTCATCTCGGCGTGGGTCGACCACCAGATCGACGTCATCGTGCGTCGGACCCAGTACCGCCTGCGCGAGGCCGAGAAGCGTGCGCACATCCTGCGGGGCTACCTCGCCGCGCTCGACGCCCTCGACGAGGTCATCGCGCTCATCCGCCGCTCGCCCGACGTCGAGGAAGCCCGCACCGGGCTGATGGACCTGCTCAGCGTCGACGAGATCCAGGCGCGCGCGATCCTCGAGCTGCAGCTCCGTCGCCTGGCCGCCCTCGAGCGCCAGAAGATCCACGACGAGGCCGACGAGCTCGAGCGGAGGATCGCCGACTTCCAGGACATCCTGGCGTCGGAGACCCGCCAGCGCACGATCATCGGCGAGGAACTGGCCGAGATCGTCGACCGCTTCGGTGACGACCGCCGCAGCGAGATCCTGCTCGGGTACGACGGCGACATGTCCATCGAGGACCTCATCCCCGAAGAGGAGATGGTCGTCACCATCACCCGCGGCGGCTACGTCAAGCGCACGCGGAGCGACAACTACCGCTCGCAGCACCGCGGCGGCCGCGGCGTGAAGGGCGCCCAGCTCCGCGCGGACGACATCGTCGAGCACTTCTTCGTCACGACGACGCACCACTGGCTGCTGTTCCTGACCGACCAGGGTCGCGTCTACCGGGCGAAGGCGTACGAACTGCAGGAGGGCGGCCGAGACGCGAAGGGCCAGCACGTCGCCAACCTGCTCGCGATGCAGCCCGACGAGCAGATCCAGCAGGTGCTCGACATCCGCGACTACGAAGCCGCGCAGTACCTCGTGCTCGCGACCTCGCAGGGCCTCGTGAAGAAGACCGCGCTGACCGAGTACGACACGAACCGCACCGGCGGCATCATCGCGATCAACCTGCGCGACGGCGACAAGCTCGTCCAGGCGCTGCTCGTCGACGAGACCGACGACCTGCTCCTCGTGTCGAAGCACGGCATGTCGCTGCGCTTCACCGCGACGAACGACACCCTCCGCCCGATGGGGCGGTCGACCTCGGGCGTGAAGGGGATGTCCTTCCGCGACGACGACGCGCTGCTCGCGGCTCGGGTCGTCTCGGACGACGGCTACGTCTGGGTGATGACCGAGGGCGGCTACGCCAAGCGCACCGGTGTCGACCAGTACCGGGTCCAGGGCCGCGGCGGTCTCGGCATCAAGGTCGCCAAGTTGGCCGCCGACCGGGGCGACCTCGTGGGCGCTCTCATCGTCGGTGAGGACGACGAGGTGCTCGTCGTGCTGCAATCGGGCAAGGTGGTAAGGTCTGCCGTGTCCGAGGTGCCCGCCAAGGGTCGCGACACGATGGGTGTGGTCTTCGCGAGGTTCGCGGAGAACGACCGGATCATCGCGGTGGCCCGGAACAGTGAGCGGAACCTGGACGACCAGGACGACGCCGAGATCGAGCCCGCGGGCCCGGTGGAGACGGTCAGCCCTGACGAAGCGGCCCCCGAACCGACCGAGACCGTGGCCGGAGAGGACCAGTCAACCAATGAGTAG
- a CDS encoding DUF3566 domain-containing protein, with amino-acid sequence MSSVAEKLQKKAKRPVGTRQVRLRLVYLDFWSMVKLSFLIALAGSIVIVVATALVWVILNQTGVFTQVDSLLKDVTGQNNYSIMDQFSLGQVLGFSVVVGILNVVVGTVLGAIVSVLYNLSVRITGGLLVGFTNN; translated from the coding sequence ATGAGTAGTGTCGCCGAGAAGCTCCAGAAGAAGGCGAAGCGGCCCGTCGGCACCCGTCAGGTGCGGCTGCGGCTCGTGTACCTCGACTTCTGGTCGATGGTGAAGCTGTCCTTCCTCATCGCCCTGGCCGGGTCCATCGTGATCGTCGTCGCCACGGCGCTGGTGTGGGTCATCCTGAACCAGACGGGCGTGTTCACCCAGGTGGACTCCCTGCTGAAGGACGTCACCGGGCAGAACAACTACTCGATCATGGACCAGTTCTCGCTGGGCCAGGTGCTCGGGTTCTCCGTCGTGGTGGGCATCCTCAACGTGGTCGTCGGCACCGTGCTCGGCGCGATCGTGAGCGTCCTCTACAACCTCAGCGTGCGGATCACCGGCGGCCTGCTCGTCGGCTTCACGAACAACTGA
- a CDS encoding peptidylprolyl isomerase, whose amino-acid sequence MSLHTAVATIHTNKGDIRVNLFGNHAPKTVKNFVDLATGKQEWTHPGTGKVSTDKLYDGVVFHRIIKDFMIQGGDPLGQGIGGPGYRFDDEIHPELTFQEPYILAMANAGIQGGRGTNGSQFFITTVATPWLQGKHTIFGEVADDESRAVVDAIEGVATDGRDKPVEDVVIQSIDVEDV is encoded by the coding sequence ATGTCTCTGCACACCGCTGTCGCAACGATCCACACGAACAAGGGCGACATCCGCGTCAACCTGTTCGGCAACCACGCCCCGAAGACCGTCAAGAACTTCGTCGACCTCGCGACGGGCAAGCAGGAGTGGACGCACCCCGGCACCGGCAAGGTCTCCACCGACAAGCTCTACGACGGTGTCGTCTTCCACCGCATCATCAAGGACTTCATGATCCAGGGCGGCGACCCGCTCGGTCAGGGCATCGGCGGCCCCGGCTACCGGTTCGACGACGAGATCCACCCCGAGCTGACCTTCCAGGAGCCGTACATCCTCGCGATGGCGAACGCCGGCATCCAGGGTGGCCGCGGCACGAACGGCTCGCAGTTCTTCATCACGACCGTTGCCACCCCGTGGCTGCAGGGCAAGCACACCATCTTCGGTGAGGTCGCGGACGACGAGTCCCGCGCCGTCGTCGACGCGATCGAGGGCGTCGCCACCGACGGTCGCGACAAGCCCGTCGAGGACGTCGTCATCCAGAGCATCGACGTCGAGGACGTCTGA
- a CDS encoding rhomboid family intramembrane serine protease: MTDQAANRADYCYRHPDRQSFILCQRCGRTVCTECQTPAAVGVHCPECVREQRAAYTANRRASGAASGLTVARRRFAMLDQKATVVIIAVSVVIWLLDQITGRFFTTWFAYYTPLVGTQPWRIVTGLFVHSSILHIAFNMFAVYIFGRILENLLGTWRFLALYFLAGLGGDVAVSFLTPGTPVVGASGAIFGLFAAFFIIQRSLGYNAVQLLVVMGLNLLVGFLPGTNISWQAHVGGIVIGFLTGLVFARTRNVKQRGLQIGLLVAEAVVLLGAIAAAYVAIGGYGLLR; encoded by the coding sequence GTGACGGACCAGGCCGCGAACCGCGCCGACTACTGCTACCGGCACCCGGACCGGCAGAGCTTCATCCTGTGCCAGCGGTGCGGGCGGACGGTCTGCACCGAGTGCCAGACGCCGGCAGCGGTCGGCGTGCACTGCCCGGAGTGCGTGCGTGAGCAGCGCGCGGCCTACACGGCGAACCGACGTGCGTCGGGGGCGGCGAGCGGCCTGACGGTCGCCCGCCGCCGCTTCGCCATGCTCGACCAGAAGGCCACCGTCGTCATCATCGCGGTGTCGGTGGTCATCTGGCTGCTCGACCAGATCACCGGTCGGTTCTTCACGACGTGGTTCGCGTACTACACGCCCCTCGTCGGCACGCAGCCGTGGCGGATCGTCACAGGGCTGTTCGTCCACTCCTCGATCCTGCACATCGCCTTCAACATGTTCGCGGTGTACATCTTCGGCCGGATCCTCGAGAACCTGCTCGGGACGTGGCGCTTCCTCGCGCTGTACTTCCTCGCGGGCCTCGGCGGCGACGTCGCAGTGTCGTTCCTGACTCCCGGGACGCCGGTGGTCGGGGCGTCCGGCGCGATCTTCGGTCTGTTCGCGGCGTTCTTCATCATCCAGCGCAGCCTCGGGTACAACGCCGTCCAGCTGCTCGTCGTGATGGGGTTGAACCTGCTCGTCGGCTTCCTGCCCGGGACGAACATCTCGTGGCAGGCACACGTCGGTGGAATCGTGATCGGCTTCCTGACCGGGCTCGTGTTCGCGCGGACGCGGAACGTCAAGCAGCGCGGGCTGCAGATCGGCCTGCTCGTCGCCGAGGCGGTCGTCCTGCTCGGCGCCATCGCGGCGGCCTACGTCGCCATCGGCGGGTACGGCCTGCTCCGCTGA
- a CDS encoding cell division protein CrgA, producing the protein MAKDKDRTKPARRTRADSVDTAGDQPNPVWFKPVMFGFMLVGLAWVIVFYISNTTLPVPSLGSWNILIGFGIMFVGFLMTTRWR; encoded by the coding sequence ATGGCCAAGGACAAGGACCGCACCAAGCCCGCCCGGAGGACCCGAGCCGACTCGGTCGACACGGCGGGGGACCAGCCCAACCCCGTGTGGTTCAAGCCCGTCATGTTCGGGTTCATGCTCGTCGGGCTCGCCTGGGTCATCGTCTTCTACATCTCGAACACGACCCTGCCGGTGCCGTCCCTTGGTTCGTGGAACATCCTCATCGGGTTCGGAATCATGTTCGTCGGCTTCCTGATGACCACCCGCTGGCGCTAG
- a CDS encoding anthranilate synthase component II yields the protein MTKILVVDNYDSFVYTLNGYVQQLGAETDVVRNDAFPESEIAERIADYDGVLLSPGPGTPADAGVSIPTVRAAIAADKPLLGVCLGHQAIAEALGATVTHAEELMHGKTSQVDHDDSMLFAGVPHPFTATRYHSLAIVDGTVPDELTVTARTGGGVIMGVQHREAPVYGVQFHPESVLTEGGYRMVGNWLETTGLHGAAERAADLTPLIATPRA from the coding sequence ATGACCAAGATCCTCGTCGTCGACAACTACGACAGCTTCGTCTACACGCTGAACGGCTACGTGCAGCAGCTCGGAGCGGAGACCGACGTCGTCCGCAACGACGCCTTCCCGGAGTCCGAGATCGCCGAGCGCATCGCGGACTACGACGGCGTTCTGCTCTCCCCGGGTCCCGGCACCCCCGCGGACGCAGGCGTCTCGATCCCGACCGTCCGGGCGGCGATCGCTGCCGACAAGCCGTTGCTCGGTGTGTGCCTCGGACATCAGGCCATCGCGGAGGCCCTCGGTGCGACGGTGACCCACGCCGAAGAACTCATGCACGGCAAGACCTCGCAGGTCGACCACGACGACAGCATGCTCTTCGCCGGCGTCCCGCACCCGTTCACGGCCACCCGGTACCACTCGCTCGCGATCGTCGACGGCACCGTGCCCGACGAACTCACCGTCACGGCGCGAACCGGTGGCGGCGTCATCATGGGCGTGCAGCACCGCGAGGCCCCCGTGTACGGCGTGCAGTTCCATCCCGAGTCCGTGCTCACCGAAGGCGGCTACCGGATGGTGGGCAACTGGCTCGAGACCACCGGCCTGCACGGGGCTGCCGAGCGGGCTGCCGACCTGACCCCTCTCATCGCGACGCCGCGTGCCTGA
- the pknB gene encoding Stk1 family PASTA domain-containing Ser/Thr kinase — translation MPEGVTAGITLLANRYEIGDVIGRGGMATVHVGNDTRLGRKVAVKLLKPSLANDPSFRIRFRQEAQAAARMAHPTIVRVYDAGEETVAEHSGAEVQVPYIVMEYVEGRALSDIVADGPIAPDEAIRITEGILTALEYSHRAGVVHRDIKPANVMVTNTGQVKVMDFGIARAITDTSATVAQTTSILGTASYFSPEQARGETVDARTDIYSTGVVLFELLTGRPPFVGDSPVAVAYQHVSEQPVAPSTISADVSPALDAVTLHALVKDRTRRFQNAAEFRTDLQQAAQGKVPTSTRKLAQNAANDASTMLFGVNPRTTSNPAVAFRELDDDTAEHRPQRTQNRPPVAWIWLGIILTVAVIVGVGFFVANLQPGKAPVSSSVSVPNVVGATWDSAKSDLDKRDLSPVEVGENSDSVPKDTVIRTEPGSGTNVARNQSIRVVVSLGPEQVAVPDTAGQTQDAAQQALEAAGLQVGAINTDYSPDVPEGTVMSSDPGSATQLAKGSVVNLTVSNGKVQLPNVTQQPFQTANATLAQLGLTVQPAPAYSCTGGTVLQQSAPAGDVAQGSTIVLTYCAASAQKPTQQPSAPATGAPASGSSGL, via the coding sequence GTGCCAGAAGGTGTGACCGCGGGGATCACGCTCCTCGCCAACCGCTACGAGATCGGTGACGTCATCGGTCGCGGCGGCATGGCGACGGTGCACGTCGGCAACGACACCCGTCTCGGCCGCAAGGTCGCGGTGAAGCTCCTCAAGCCGAGCCTCGCGAACGACCCGTCCTTCCGCATCCGCTTCCGACAGGAAGCCCAGGCGGCCGCACGCATGGCGCACCCGACGATCGTCCGTGTCTACGACGCCGGCGAAGAGACCGTCGCCGAGCACTCCGGCGCCGAGGTGCAGGTCCCCTACATCGTCATGGAGTACGTCGAGGGCCGTGCGCTCTCCGACATCGTCGCCGACGGGCCCATCGCTCCGGACGAGGCGATCCGCATCACCGAGGGCATCCTGACCGCCCTCGAGTACTCGCACCGCGCGGGCGTCGTGCACCGGGACATCAAGCCCGCGAACGTCATGGTCACGAACACCGGCCAGGTCAAGGTCATGGACTTCGGGATCGCCCGCGCGATCACGGACACGTCGGCCACGGTGGCGCAGACCACGTCGATCCTCGGGACCGCCTCGTACTTCTCCCCGGAGCAGGCGCGCGGCGAGACCGTCGACGCCCGCACCGACATCTACTCCACCGGTGTCGTGCTCTTCGAGCTCCTCACCGGCCGCCCGCCCTTCGTCGGGGACTCCCCGGTCGCCGTCGCCTACCAGCACGTCAGCGAGCAGCCCGTCGCGCCGTCGACGATCTCGGCCGACGTCTCACCGGCGCTCGACGCGGTGACCCTGCACGCCCTGGTGAAGGACCGGACGCGACGCTTCCAGAACGCGGCCGAGTTCCGAACCGACCTGCAGCAGGCAGCGCAGGGCAAGGTCCCGACATCGACCCGGAAGCTGGCGCAGAACGCCGCCAACGACGCATCGACGATGCTCTTCGGCGTCAACCCGCGGACGACCTCCAACCCGGCGGTCGCCTTCCGCGAGCTCGACGACGACACGGCGGAGCACCGCCCGCAGCGCACACAGAACCGTCCCCCGGTCGCGTGGATCTGGCTCGGCATCATCCTGACGGTCGCCGTGATCGTCGGCGTCGGCTTCTTCGTCGCGAACCTGCAGCCCGGCAAGGCGCCGGTCTCGTCGTCGGTCTCCGTCCCGAACGTGGTCGGCGCGACGTGGGACTCCGCGAAGTCGGACCTCGACAAGCGCGACCTCAGCCCGGTCGAGGTCGGCGAGAACTCCGACAGTGTCCCGAAGGACACCGTCATCCGCACCGAGCCGGGCTCGGGCACGAACGTTGCGCGCAACCAGAGCATCCGGGTCGTGGTGTCGCTCGGGCCGGAGCAGGTTGCGGTACCGGACACCGCCGGGCAGACCCAGGACGCCGCACAACAGGCACTCGAGGCTGCCGGCCTCCAGGTCGGCGCGATCAACACCGACTACTCGCCCGACGTGCCCGAGGGCACCGTGATGAGCTCTGACCCCGGGTCCGCCACGCAGCTCGCCAAGGGTTCGGTCGTCAACCTCACCGTCTCGAACGGCAAGGTCCAGCTGCCGAACGTCACGCAGCAGCCGTTCCAGACGGCGAACGCGACCCTGGCACAGCTCGGTCTGACGGTGCAGCCCGCCCCGGCGTACTCGTGCACCGGCGGCACGGTGCTGCAGCAGAGCGCGCCCGCCGGCGACGTCGCGCAGGGCAGCACGATCGTGCTCACGTACTGCGCGGCCTCTGCACAGAAGCCCACCCAGCAGCCGTCCGCGCCCGCCACGGGCGCACCGGCCTCGGGTTCCAGCGGCCTCTAG